A genomic stretch from Edaphobacter aggregans includes:
- a CDS encoding TonB-dependent receptor domain-containing protein, with the protein MRKFLFLSLLLISPGLPLLAQVDSGSIVGTVSDSQQQRLAKATVHLRQEATGIERITESGSDGSFTFSPLAIGTYSLAVEREGFDCFLQTGISITAQSSIREDIALHVGAVSQTVEVAAAAPLLETQSSALQHLVSQRSIIDLPLNGRNVAFLAQTAAGVTIAQADSRGLAASGSFSANGSRRGQNDYLLDGIDNNAAIMDYVNQTQYVILPPPDALQEFVVQTTNYSAEFGHSAGAVLNVSTKSGNNQFHGSVWEFLRNDVLDARNYFATAAKKPSFRQNQFGFAVGGPVIIPKLYDGRNKSFFFFDYQGTRIAQGASKLSTVPTATERASGFTNLGDLITLQSGTKTDVLGRVFPVGTVFDPATSRATVSGTPDSVTGLKATGTSYVRDPFYAGALFNQTNFRSAAQVALLNQLPAARLNSNAIALLNLYPSPTAGGVTNNFTSFPQQSNNSDGLDLRVDQHFTDRDSAFARYSYLDTDQVNPGPFQGIADGQSSRPGTGATQAQNVAVSWTHIFGPRWVNEARLGYSRVVDIRRQPFANQLDIPEQYGIGGIPQFAGNGGLPTLTFGSLSNLGQSGSLPSNKASDVVQVSDNVSSSYGRHSVRAGVLWQNLSYPTSTPSSARGSFVFSGIYTSVFGQTDGSTDRAQFLLNPTSSIIAGGINNVGGANSVSASSFPPISNLRRTYFGTYVQDDWRATERLTLNLGLRWEYYSVPSEGSDRQANFLPGPSDPRVGAQFLIPTSQASNVPQAFLNLLAKDNIAFVPTTNAGLGEAQHKNFAPRFGIVYQVSPRLVLHAGFGLFYGGYENYGLSNMPAANFPFNIATSYSAANAVTPLTPNNSVGTLSNGLINVPLSATNANLTNISLLGRAYNWKSAYTQSYNAQVQYQLSATIVLKLAYAGSVSRHLQSNLGANTLNAILPSTSNAQTNSFFPDFARGGAFITPSAITNYNGLQVDITRRWQHDLTINANYTYSKCLGNARDLLDNNIGGYRAPYVAGVGIGADYALCDTDVRHIFHASGTYALPLGRGQAFLTHGVASHLAGGWSLQGIATVQEGQPFTVACTTTTTAGLGCNALRVIGQNPYSGSHNATQFLNPAAFTNPAPGATGIAALGGSPTQVTGPAYRRLDASLFRQFPITEGTRLEIRTEAFNVTNTANFSAPGNLTFTSPSTFAGITSTRDNSRQLQFAAKLNW; encoded by the coding sequence TTGCGTAAATTTCTTTTCCTTTCCCTACTGCTAATCTCTCCAGGCCTGCCTCTGCTTGCTCAAGTTGATAGCGGTTCCATTGTCGGTACGGTTTCGGATTCGCAGCAGCAAAGGCTGGCGAAGGCCACTGTACACCTCCGACAAGAAGCCACTGGAATCGAGCGCATCACAGAGTCCGGGAGTGATGGCAGCTTCACCTTCTCCCCACTGGCAATTGGCACTTATTCCCTCGCGGTCGAGCGCGAAGGGTTCGATTGTTTCCTCCAAACGGGCATCTCGATCACGGCACAATCTTCGATACGCGAAGATATTGCGCTACATGTAGGCGCGGTGAGCCAGACAGTAGAAGTCGCTGCTGCCGCCCCATTGCTGGAAACGCAGAGTTCCGCCCTGCAACATTTGGTCAGTCAGCGCAGCATCATTGACCTTCCCTTGAACGGCCGCAATGTGGCTTTCCTCGCACAGACCGCCGCCGGAGTCACTATCGCTCAGGCAGATTCGCGTGGTCTCGCGGCAAGCGGATCATTCAGCGCCAATGGATCGCGGCGTGGTCAGAACGACTATCTTCTCGACGGTATCGACAACAACGCAGCCATCATGGACTACGTCAATCAGACGCAGTACGTGATTCTACCGCCGCCCGACGCGCTGCAGGAGTTTGTCGTGCAAACTACGAACTACTCTGCAGAGTTTGGTCATTCAGCCGGAGCCGTGCTCAACGTCTCAACCAAATCCGGAAATAATCAATTCCATGGCAGCGTATGGGAGTTTCTTCGTAACGATGTCCTGGACGCACGGAACTACTTTGCCACCGCCGCAAAGAAGCCCTCCTTCCGGCAGAATCAATTCGGGTTCGCCGTTGGTGGACCTGTGATCATCCCCAAACTGTACGATGGCCGCAACAAAAGCTTCTTCTTTTTCGACTACCAAGGGACCCGCATCGCACAGGGAGCGAGCAAGTTATCGACCGTGCCGACAGCCACCGAGAGAGCATCCGGATTCACCAATCTTGGCGACCTGATCACGTTACAAAGTGGAACCAAGACCGACGTTCTCGGACGCGTCTTTCCTGTGGGAACCGTCTTCGATCCTGCCACAAGCCGCGCGACCGTTTCGGGGACGCCTGACTCGGTCACGGGCCTCAAGGCGACTGGCACGAGCTACGTGCGTGATCCGTTCTATGCAGGCGCTTTGTTCAACCAGACGAACTTCAGGAGCGCAGCGCAAGTGGCGCTTCTTAACCAGTTACCCGCAGCCCGTCTAAATTCGAATGCAATCGCATTGCTGAATCTATACCCTTCGCCCACCGCTGGCGGCGTGACGAACAACTTCACGTCTTTTCCGCAACAGAGCAACAATAGCGATGGTCTCGATCTGCGTGTCGATCAACATTTCACCGACCGCGACTCGGCCTTCGCGCGTTACAGCTACCTCGACACAGACCAGGTGAATCCCGGCCCGTTTCAGGGCATCGCCGATGGGCAGTCAAGTCGTCCCGGCACCGGGGCTACGCAGGCGCAAAACGTCGCTGTGAGTTGGACACATATCTTCGGTCCGCGGTGGGTCAACGAAGCGCGCCTTGGCTACAGCCGCGTCGTCGACATACGGCGTCAGCCATTCGCGAATCAACTCGACATCCCCGAACAATACGGTATCGGAGGCATTCCACAGTTCGCCGGTAACGGAGGGCTTCCAACTCTCACCTTTGGCTCGCTATCGAACCTCGGACAGTCGGGATCGCTACCAAGCAACAAAGCGAGTGATGTTGTTCAGGTCTCCGACAATGTCAGTAGTTCATACGGGCGTCACTCGGTGCGCGCTGGTGTGCTGTGGCAGAACCTCTCCTACCCTACTTCAACGCCGTCCTCAGCACGCGGCTCCTTTGTCTTCAGCGGGATCTACACGTCAGTGTTCGGTCAGACCGATGGTTCCACCGATCGCGCCCAGTTCTTGCTGAACCCTACGTCTTCAATCATCGCTGGCGGCATCAACAACGTCGGCGGCGCAAACAGCGTCAGTGCATCCAGCTTCCCGCCCATAAGCAACCTGCGTCGAACATACTTCGGCACCTACGTCCAAGACGACTGGCGCGCAACAGAGCGTCTAACTCTCAATCTCGGTTTGCGCTGGGAGTACTACAGCGTTCCTAGCGAAGGAAGCGACCGTCAAGCAAACTTCCTTCCCGGCCCAAGCGACCCGCGAGTAGGCGCCCAGTTCTTGATCCCCACTTCGCAGGCGTCGAATGTGCCACAAGCATTTCTGAATCTGCTTGCGAAAGACAACATCGCTTTCGTACCGACAACGAACGCAGGACTGGGCGAGGCTCAGCACAAGAATTTTGCTCCGCGTTTCGGAATCGTCTACCAAGTCAGCCCGCGACTTGTTCTGCATGCCGGTTTTGGCCTGTTCTATGGCGGCTACGAGAACTACGGCCTCAGCAATATGCCTGCTGCCAACTTTCCCTTCAACATCGCGACGAGTTATTCGGCTGCAAACGCAGTTACTCCTCTCACTCCGAACAACTCCGTCGGCACGCTCAGCAACGGCCTTATCAACGTCCCACTCAGCGCCACAAACGCTAACCTGACCAACATTAGTCTTCTGGGCCGCGCCTATAACTGGAAGAGTGCGTACACCCAAAGCTACAACGCACAAGTACAATATCAACTGAGCGCAACGATTGTACTGAAGCTTGCGTACGCGGGTTCAGTTTCACGACACCTACAAAGCAATCTTGGTGCCAACACCTTGAACGCCATTCTGCCATCCACGTCAAATGCGCAGACAAACAGCTTCTTTCCCGACTTTGCGCGTGGCGGAGCGTTTATTACGCCATCGGCCATCACCAATTACAACGGCTTGCAGGTGGACATCACACGTCGCTGGCAGCACGACCTGACCATCAATGCGAATTACACCTACTCCAAGTGCCTTGGTAATGCACGCGATCTTCTCGACAACAACATCGGTGGTTATCGTGCTCCGTACGTTGCTGGCGTAGGAATCGGCGCGGACTACGCCCTCTGCGATACCGATGTCCGCCACATCTTCCACGCAAGCGGAACGTATGCTCTGCCGTTAGGTCGCGGCCAGGCATTTCTGACGCACGGCGTTGCATCGCATCTAGCCGGAGGCTGGTCACTCCAGGGCATCGCTACAGTACAGGAAGGTCAGCCCTTCACAGTTGCTTGCACAACCACCACTACAGCGGGTCTCGGTTGCAACGCGCTCAGAGTCATCGGCCAGAATCCATACTCCGGCTCTCACAACGCAACGCAATTTCTGAATCCTGCAGCCTTCACGAACCCCGCACCCGGCGCAACGGGCATAGCCGCGCTTGGCGGATCGCCCACGCAGGTCACCGGGCCCGCATATCGCAGACTCGACGCCTCCCTCTTCCGTCAGTTCCCCATCACGGAAGGAACGAGGCTTGAGATCCGAACAGAGGCGTTTAACGTCACGAACACAGCAAACTTCTCCGCTCCTGGGAACCTGACATTTACGTCTCCCTCCACGTTCGCAGGGATCACCAGCACGCGCGACAACTCACGACAACTGCAGTTCGCTGCGAAACTTAATTGGTAG
- a CDS encoding sulfatase-like hydrolase/transferase has translation MSDSSNSRRSFLKSTVAAGVAAVAPTVVEAQKKSTIAKPVTPPNIIVYLSDQFRWDFVGANGRNSSTHTPNLDALASRGKNFTQTVTNQPVCAPARSVLFTSRYATETGVWHNGLELDKSLPTLAGELRKAGYTTNYIGKWHLANGNKSTGGGPGAVKAEDRGGFLDLWEGANGIENTSHPYEGTIWDRDDQPITFKDEYRVDFLTDRAERFLRQKQEKPFFLFISQLEPHQQNDLHQPIAPKGAAQRFLNVSVPDDLRAQPGFWQAQLPDYYGCVESIDSSVGRVRKILEEEKLADNTIFVFISDHGCHFGTRNQEYKRSTHNSSIRVPLIIDGPGFKGAQQIPELVGLIDVAPTLLEAAGVPVPPTWKGHSVLPLLNDPEARQQWPNQQLIQISESMTGRAIRTPDWTYCVADISGAKAAAAKTYTEYQFYDQRTDPNELVNLAGRQEYRIKADELREQLKKLIKVAGEPEPEILPAKLYP, from the coding sequence ATGTCCGATAGTTCAAACAGTCGCAGATCTTTTCTGAAGAGCACCGTAGCGGCCGGAGTCGCAGCAGTAGCACCAACCGTCGTCGAGGCACAAAAGAAGAGCACTATAGCCAAACCAGTGACTCCACCAAACATCATCGTCTACCTGTCTGATCAGTTCCGCTGGGACTTCGTCGGCGCAAATGGCCGCAACAGTTCAACCCACACACCCAACCTGGATGCTCTTGCTTCGCGTGGCAAGAACTTCACCCAGACCGTTACAAACCAACCCGTCTGTGCTCCTGCGCGCTCAGTACTCTTCACCAGCCGCTATGCGACAGAGACAGGCGTCTGGCACAACGGCCTCGAACTCGACAAGTCGCTGCCCACACTGGCGGGAGAGCTGCGCAAAGCCGGCTACACAACCAACTACATTGGCAAGTGGCATCTCGCCAACGGCAACAAGTCCACCGGCGGTGGACCCGGCGCCGTGAAGGCAGAAGACCGCGGAGGCTTTCTCGATCTTTGGGAAGGCGCCAACGGCATCGAAAATACATCGCACCCGTACGAAGGCACCATCTGGGACCGCGACGATCAACCCATCACCTTCAAGGATGAATATCGCGTTGACTTCCTCACCGACCGCGCCGAGCGATTCCTTCGCCAGAAACAGGAGAAGCCTTTCTTCCTGTTCATTTCGCAGCTTGAGCCCCATCAGCAGAATGACCTGCACCAGCCTATTGCACCGAAAGGCGCAGCACAGCGTTTCCTCAACGTCTCAGTGCCCGACGATCTCCGTGCGCAGCCGGGCTTCTGGCAGGCGCAACTGCCCGATTACTACGGTTGCGTCGAGTCCATTGATTCCTCAGTCGGTCGCGTCCGGAAGATTCTTGAAGAAGAGAAACTTGCCGACAATACGATCTTCGTTTTCATCAGCGACCACGGTTGCCACTTTGGCACACGCAACCAGGAGTACAAGCGCAGCACGCACAACAGTTCCATCCGCGTGCCTCTGATCATCGACGGTCCGGGCTTCAAGGGCGCTCAGCAGATCCCCGAGCTAGTAGGCCTGATCGACGTCGCGCCCACCTTGCTCGAAGCTGCCGGAGTTCCTGTGCCTCCTACATGGAAAGGCCACAGCGTTCTGCCGCTCCTCAATGATCCCGAAGCGCGGCAGCAGTGGCCGAACCAACAGCTCATTCAGATCAGCGAATCCATGACTGGCCGCGCGATTCGAACTCCGGACTGGACATATTGCGTTGCTGACATCTCAGGAGCAAAAGCAGCCGCTGCCAAAACGTATACGGAGTATCAGTTCTACGATCAGCGTACAGACCCAAACGAATTAGTGAACCTGGCAGGGCGTCAGGAGTATCGGATCAAAGCAGACGAGCTTCGCGAGCAGCTAAAGAAGTTGATCAAAGTAGCTGGAGAACCCGAACCCGAGATCCTGCCCGCCAAGCTGTACCCATAA
- a CDS encoding helix-turn-helix domain-containing protein — MEISIGTERKKLGPRELDLLSHLMDHSGRVFSRDELLESVWGPWEVDDHRAVDIYLLATPREDRIVPFATRWLLTRRGQG; from the coding sequence ATGGAAATTTCCATTGGGACAGAGCGGAAGAAACTGGGACCGAGAGAGCTTGATCTGCTTAGTCATTTGATGGATCACTCTGGTCGTGTTTTCAGCAGAGACGAGTTGCTAGAGAGTGTATGGGGCCCATGGGAGGTCGATGATCATCGTGCTGTGGATATCTATCTTCTCGCGACTCCGCGAGAAGATAGAATCGTACCCTTCGCAACTCGGTGGTTGCTTACCCGCAGAGGACAAGGGTAG
- a CDS encoding formylglycine-generating enzyme family protein, with protein sequence MKDRTERESIVNNSPGHSKSSAKPHSCCAPRTHQEERVPEEPLSGSPSFELESKTSDAARPLVSLPPATFLMGTDYANGFPEDGEGPVRPVSLSAFEIDTFPVTNADFAVFVEQAGYRTEAESFGWSFVFWSHILPERFETVVENTAAHTPWWCKVPGAFWKHPEGPGSNIDQRLNHPVVHVSWNDAVAYAVWASKELPTEAQWEYGARGGLEQKLYPWGDDLIPNGQHRCNIWQGQFPVDDTAEDGFAGTCPVDAFPQNGHGLYSATGNVWEWCTDWFHTSFSSSICKDPPGPTTGRAKVMKGGSFLCHASYCNRYRVAARTSNTPDSSASNIGFRCVRNAERLR encoded by the coding sequence ATGAAGGATCGAACAGAACGCGAGAGCATTGTGAACAACTCGCCGGGGCACAGCAAGAGCAGCGCAAAACCACACTCTTGCTGTGCTCCGCGCACACATCAAGAAGAGCGCGTTCCAGAAGAGCCCCTCTCCGGCTCGCCCTCTTTCGAGCTGGAGAGCAAAACATCTGACGCCGCTCGCCCTCTTGTTTCATTGCCCCCGGCCACATTCCTGATGGGCACAGACTATGCCAACGGCTTTCCCGAAGACGGCGAAGGCCCAGTACGTCCTGTATCGCTCTCAGCCTTCGAAATCGACACCTTTCCAGTCACCAACGCAGATTTCGCGGTCTTCGTTGAGCAGGCAGGCTATCGAACCGAGGCCGAGTCCTTCGGGTGGTCATTCGTCTTCTGGTCGCACATCCTACCGGAGCGCTTCGAGACTGTCGTAGAAAACACGGCGGCACACACGCCCTGGTGGTGTAAGGTCCCGGGCGCCTTCTGGAAACATCCGGAGGGCCCTGGTTCAAACATCGATCAACGGCTGAACCATCCAGTCGTCCACGTCTCATGGAACGATGCCGTAGCCTATGCAGTCTGGGCATCGAAGGAGCTTCCCACCGAGGCACAGTGGGAGTACGGGGCACGCGGCGGTTTGGAGCAGAAACTCTACCCCTGGGGTGACGATCTTATACCCAATGGCCAACATCGCTGCAACATCTGGCAAGGTCAATTCCCTGTCGATGACACCGCTGAAGACGGTTTCGCTGGAACCTGCCCGGTTGATGCCTTCCCCCAAAACGGTCACGGCCTCTACTCAGCGACCGGAAATGTTTGGGAGTGGTGCACTGACTGGTTCCACACGTCGTTTTCTAGCTCGATTTGTAAAGACCCTCCGGGCCCGACGACCGGCCGTGCGAAGGTGATGAAAGGCGGATCGTTCCTTTGCCATGCATCCTATTGCAACCGTTACCGGGTTGCCGCGAGAACGTCAAACACGCCGGATAGTTCAGCATCAAATATAGGTTTCCGATGCGTACGGAATGCTGAAAGGCTGCGGTAA